The DNA region GTTCAGCAGCTCCCTCCGCCTTGGCCCCTACGTGGGCATTGTGGTCACCAACTGGCTGGCGACCCTGGTCACCCTGGGCCTCTATTGGCCCTGGGCCCAGATGCGGCTGGCCAATTACCGGGCGGCCCAGACCAGTGTCGTCGTCACCGGCAGCCTGGACCGGTTCGTGGCCGCCGAGAGCGCCCAGGTCACCGCGGTCGGCGAGGAGATGGCGGATCTCTTCGACTTCGATGTCTCCCTCTGATCCGGAGGTTGCGGCCAGCTTCTTCGACGGCGCCAGCTCCCAGCGCCATGCCGTGCGGCTGCGGGCGGCCGGCGGCCAGCTGCGCATCGAGGGCGAGGGCTGGAGCCGCGAGCTTCCCTGCCTGCTGGTGCGGGTCTCGGAGCCCATGGGCGCGGCCCCCCGCATCCTGACCCTGCCGGACCGCTGCCGCTGCGAGGTTCCGCCCCAGGACGGTCTCGCCGAGCTGCTGCTCAGTCTCGGCCACCGGGATGCCAGCGTGGTGCACTGGCAGAGCCGGTGGCGGCATGCGGCCGCAGCCCTGGCGGCGGTGGTGCTGCTGGTGGCCGCCGGCTATCTCTGGGGCCTGCCCTGGCTGGCCGACACCGTGGCAGCGGCCCTGCCGGCCTCCTGGGTCAATACCGTCTCCGAGGAGACGGTGGCGGTCCTGGAGGAGCGGCTCTTCGAGCCCACCGGCCTGCCCGCCAGCCGCCAGCAGGCCCTGCGGGAAGGCCTCGCCGGTCTGGTGCAGGCCGCTCCCGCGGCGCCTTCCTACCGGCTGCTCTTCCGGTCGGCGCCCAAGGTCGGCGCC from Thermodesulfobacteriota bacterium includes:
- a CDS encoding M48 family metallopeptidase translates to MSPSDPEVAASFFDGASSQRHAVRLRAAGGQLRIEGEGWSRELPCLLVRVSEPMGAAPRILTLPDRCRCEVPPQDGLAELLLSLGHRDASVVHWQSRWRHAAAALAAVVLLVAAGYLWGLPWLADTVAAALPASWVNTVSEETVAVLEERLFEPTGLPASRQQALREGLAGLVQAAPAAPSYRLLFRSAPKVGANAFAFPNGDIVLLDQLVALTADDEEVLAVLAHELGHLADRHSLRQLIRSTVVSFLVGAYLGDISSLASGLATMLLQAGYSREFEWQADRYAAHLLIATGRSPILLATMLRKLEKGLHRPPDEESDKDNGDADAGAGDSIFASHPDTLVRIQELMLGR